A portion of the Alphaproteobacteria bacterium genome contains these proteins:
- a CDS encoding aminodeoxychorismate/anthranilate synthase component II, producing MLVLIDNYDSFTYNLVHFLGELGAETRVYRNDAITPAGVLDLAPDAIVLSPGPCYPDKAGICLSLVDAAAGKVPMLGVCLGHQSIGQAFGSRIVRAPVLMHGKLSAVKHTGSPLFAGIPSPFRATRYHSLVVERDNLPEALEITAETEDGIIMGLSHRQLPIHGVQFHPESIASEHGHALLANFLEMAGSKVTA from the coding sequence ATGCTTGTCTTAATCGATAATTACGACAGCTTCACCTACAACCTTGTCCACTTCCTTGGCGAGTTGGGGGCGGAAACGCGCGTGTACCGCAATGATGCGATCACGCCGGCCGGGGTGCTCGACCTCGCCCCCGACGCTATCGTTCTCTCGCCGGGTCCCTGCTACCCCGACAAGGCCGGCATATGCCTCAGCCTGGTCGACGCCGCGGCAGGCAAAGTGCCCATGTTAGGCGTTTGCCTCGGTCACCAAAGCATCGGCCAAGCCTTCGGCAGCAGAATCGTACGCGCACCTGTGCTGATGCACGGCAAGCTGAGCGCGGTCAAGCATACAGGATCGCCTCTATTTGCCGGTATCCCCTCACCTTTCCGGGCAACTCGCTATCATTCTTTAGTCGTCGAGCGGGATAACCTACCCGAGGCCTTGGAAATTACCGCGGAGACAGAGGACGGCATCATCATGGGCCTCAGTCATCGCCAGCTTCCCATCCACGGGGTGCAGTTCCATCCCGAGAGCATCGCTTCGGAGCATGGCCACGCCCTGCTTGCCAATTTTCTCGAGATGGCGGGCTCCAAGGTGACTGCCTGA
- the trpD gene encoding anthranilate phosphoribosyltransferase, which produces MADIKPLIAKLATGSTLTEDEAHEAFDIMMSGDATPSQTGAFLMGLRVRGETVDEITGAAKAMRLRALVVNAPPDTVDTCGTGGDASGSYNVSTGAALVVAACGVPVAKHGNRALSSKSGSADILTALGVNIEADIPLVERAITEVGIGFLMAPRHHGAMRHVAGTRVELGTRTIFNILGPLSNPAGTERQVIGVFDAKWLRPVAEVLGKLGSSRVWVVHGDDGMDELTTTASSQVAELRDGNVSTFSVTPEDAGLTRAAAAALKGGDPKENAAALRAVLDGEVSAYRDIVLLNAAAALVVAERAANLAEGVAQATAAVDGGKAREVLAKLVDITNGSA; this is translated from the coding sequence ATGGCCGATATCAAACCTCTGATCGCCAAGCTTGCCACCGGCTCGACGCTCACCGAAGATGAGGCTCACGAGGCCTTCGACATCATGATGTCTGGCGACGCGACGCCGTCCCAGACCGGCGCCTTCCTGATGGGCCTACGCGTGCGCGGCGAGACGGTCGACGAGATCACCGGTGCCGCCAAGGCCATGCGGTTGAGGGCACTGGTGGTCAATGCCCCTCCCGACACGGTCGATACCTGTGGCACGGGCGGTGACGCCTCCGGCAGCTACAATGTTTCGACGGGCGCTGCGCTGGTGGTGGCGGCCTGCGGTGTACCCGTCGCAAAGCACGGCAACCGAGCCTTGTCGTCGAAGTCGGGTTCGGCCGACATCCTCACCGCACTCGGCGTCAATATCGAAGCAGATATACCGCTCGTCGAGCGCGCCATCACCGAAGTCGGCATCGGCTTCCTGATGGCCCCGCGTCACCATGGTGCCATGCGCCATGTCGCCGGCACTAGGGTCGAACTCGGCACGCGCACCATCTTCAACATCCTCGGCCCCCTCTCCAATCCGGCCGGCACCGAGCGCCAGGTGATCGGTGTCTTCGACGCCAAATGGCTGCGCCCCGTGGCCGAGGTCCTTGGCAAGCTCGGCTCGAGCCGGGTCTGGGTGGTGCATGGTGATGACGGCATGGACGAGCTGACTACGACTGCCTCGTCCCAGGTCGCGGAACTGAGGGACGGCAACGTCTCCACCTTTTCCGTCACGCCCGAGGATGCCGGACTCACCCGTGCCGCCGCGGCAGCGCTCAAAGGCGGTGATCCAAAGGAGAACGCGGCGGCCTTGCGCGCGGTCCTTGACGGCGAGGTCAGCGCCTATCGCGACATCGTGCTGCTCAACGCGGCCGCGGCACTGGTGGTCGCGGAGCGGGCGGCGAATCTTGCTGAAGGCGTCGCCCAGGCTACGGCGGCCGTGGATGGCGGCAAGGCACGCGAGGTGTTGGCCAAGCTTGTCGACATCACCAACGGCAGCGCCTGA
- the trpC gene encoding indole-3-glycerol phosphate synthase TrpC, with product MSDVLARICENKRAHIRARKAEQPLPKLLAKLPSAAPPRNFVGALDAAATEGIGLIAEIKRSSPSKGLIRTDFDPPALARAYADGGASCLSVLTDTPYFQGEDAHLSTARDAVSLPALRKDFMLDPYQVIEARLLGADCILLIMAALGDGQAKELEAAAIEAGMAVLIEIHDAAELERALAHLDSPLIGINNRNLKTLSVDIATTEQLAPLVPQGRQVVCESGIASPADIARMRRAGVYRFLIGEFLMRQDEVTTAVRALLTPEKVT from the coding sequence ATGAGTGACGTGCTAGCCCGCATCTGTGAGAATAAGCGGGCACATATCCGCGCTCGCAAGGCGGAACAGCCGTTGCCGAAACTGCTTGCCAAACTGCCGTCCGCAGCGCCGCCACGCAATTTCGTCGGCGCGCTCGATGCCGCCGCTACAGAAGGCATCGGCCTGATCGCGGAGATCAAGAGGAGTTCACCAAGCAAAGGTCTGATCCGGACCGATTTTGATCCCCCCGCCCTTGCCCGCGCCTACGCCGACGGTGGCGCAAGCTGCCTTTCAGTACTCACCGATACGCCCTATTTCCAGGGTGAGGACGCCCATCTCAGCACGGCGCGTGATGCCGTCTCACTGCCTGCCCTACGCAAAGATTTCATGCTCGATCCCTACCAGGTGATCGAGGCTCGACTTCTCGGTGCTGACTGCATACTGCTGATTATGGCGGCGCTCGGCGATGGTCAAGCGAAGGAGTTGGAAGCCGCAGCGATCGAGGCCGGCATGGCGGTCCTTATCGAGATCCATGATGCCGCCGAGTTGGAGCGGGCGCTGGCCCATCTCGACAGTCCCTTGATCGGGATCAATAACCGTAATCTCAAAACCCTTAGTGTGGATATCGCGACGACCGAGCAATTGGCGCCACTTGTCCCCCAAGGGCGCCAGGTAGTCTGCGAGAGCGGCATCGCCAGCCCGGCCGACATCGCGCGCATGCGACGCGCCGGGGTATATCGTTTTTTGATCGGGGAATTTTTGATGCGCCAAGACGAGGTGACGACCGCGGTACGCGCGCTACTAACGCCAGAAAAGGTAACCTAA
- the moaC gene encoding cyclic pyranopterin monophosphate synthase MoaC — protein MADFTHFDADGKAMMVNVGAKDVTERIAVAGARVLMAPETLRMIMAGDHKKGDVLGVARLAGIMAAKRTPDLIPLCHPLTLTLVAVDLECVEADNAVDITATCKLKGRTGVEMEALTAASVAALTIYDMCKAVDRGMRISEIRLRHKSGGKSGTYNAD, from the coding sequence ATGGCCGACTTCACCCATTTTGACGCCGACGGCAAGGCTATGATGGTCAATGTCGGCGCCAAGGACGTGACTGAGCGGATCGCAGTCGCGGGTGCCCGCGTGTTGATGGCGCCCGAGACGCTGCGCATGATCATGGCCGGCGATCACAAGAAGGGCGATGTGCTTGGCGTAGCGCGCCTCGCCGGCATCATGGCGGCCAAGCGCACGCCCGACCTGATTCCGCTCTGCCACCCGTTGACCCTAACCCTGGTGGCGGTCGATTTGGAATGCGTCGAAGCGGACAACGCAGTCGATATCACCGCGACCTGCAAGCTCAAGGGCCGGACCGGCGTGGAGATGGAAGCGCTGACCGCGGCGTCCGTCGCCGCGCTCACCATCTATGACATGTGCAAAGCCGTCGACAGGGGCATGCGTATCAGCGAAATACGATTGCGCCACAAGTCCGGCGGCAAATCAGGAACTTACAATGCCGACTAA
- a CDS encoding molybdopterin molybdotransferase MoeA, translating to MPTNLIPVADALARVIGAIPLLPAEQVPVAEALGRVVAETVVSRRTQPPANVSAMDGYAVRVADVKEVPTTLTRIGESAAGSAYGGSVGAGGAVRIFTGAPVPAGADCIIIQEDTEADGDRVIVKEAGRPGRHIRLAGLDFRDGDVGIEAGTLLTARHLALAAAMNRPWLAVRQRPRVAILATGDEIVMPGDPIGESQIVSSNSLALAAVVSACGAEPIVLGIAPDDADTLGAMAEGATGNDMLVTTGGVSVGDHDLVAKVLGEQGLNIDFWRIAMRPGKPLLFGNLLGTPFLGLPGNPVSALVCALVFLRPSLIAMQGMTATDDFRQARLTAPLRANDQRQDYLRAKLRHGKDGALKVEAFTVQDSSMLSALADADALILRPPHAPAAEAGDMVDVLMFPGGMVTF from the coding sequence ATGCCGACTAACTTGATACCCGTCGCCGACGCCCTTGCCAGGGTGATCGGTGCCATACCCCTATTGCCTGCTGAACAGGTGCCCGTCGCCGAAGCGTTGGGGCGCGTCGTCGCCGAGACGGTGGTCTCACGACGCACCCAGCCGCCGGCCAATGTCTCGGCCATGGACGGTTATGCAGTGCGCGTCGCTGATGTGAAAGAGGTTCCAACCACGCTCACCCGCATCGGCGAATCCGCGGCGGGTAGCGCCTATGGTGGCAGCGTCGGGGCTGGTGGAGCGGTACGCATCTTCACAGGTGCGCCGGTACCGGCAGGCGCCGACTGCATCATCATCCAGGAGGATACCGAGGCCGATGGTGACCGGGTCATAGTCAAGGAAGCTGGGCGTCCGGGACGTCACATCCGCCTCGCCGGGCTCGATTTTCGCGACGGTGACGTGGGTATTGAGGCCGGCACGCTGCTGACAGCGCGGCACCTGGCGCTTGCAGCCGCCATGAACCGGCCCTGGCTCGCAGTGCGCCAGCGCCCACGCGTCGCCATTCTGGCCACCGGTGACGAGATCGTCATGCCGGGAGATCCCATTGGCGAGAGCCAAATCGTGAGCTCTAATTCGCTCGCCTTGGCAGCCGTAGTCTCCGCCTGCGGTGCCGAGCCCATAGTGTTGGGTATCGCGCCCGACGATGCCGACACGCTCGGCGCCATGGCTGAGGGCGCGACCGGCAACGACATGCTAGTGACCACCGGCGGCGTCTCAGTCGGCGATCACGATCTCGTCGCCAAGGTGCTCGGCGAGCAAGGTCTCAACATTGACTTCTGGCGCATCGCCATGCGCCCCGGAAAGCCGCTGTTGTTCGGTAACCTGCTCGGCACACCATTCCTCGGCCTGCCAGGCAATCCTGTCTCGGCGCTGGTCTGTGCCCTAGTCTTCCTGCGCCCATCTCTGATTGCAATGCAAGGCATGACCGCCACCGACGATTTTCGCCAGGCACGCCTCACCGCACCGTTGCGCGCCAACGACCAACGCCAGGACTATCTGCGCGCCAAGCTGCGCCACGGCAAAGACGGCGCACTCAAAGTCGAGGCGTTCACGGTTCAGGACAGCTCCATGCTGTCCGCCCTGGCAGACGCCGACGCCCTGATCCTGCGCCCGCCCCATGCGCCCGCAGCCGAAGCCGGCGACATGGTTGACGTCTTGATGTTCCCAGGCGGTATGGTGACCTTCTGA
- the lexA gene encoding transcriptional repressor LexA produces the protein MLTRKQYDLLLFINRRLEENGISPSFEEMKEALGLRSKSGVHRLITGLEERGFIRRLPHRARALEVLKAPEESGAAAKATQEASANVVRPNFASKPVAAEASAVALPLFGRIAAGTPIEALSEPERTVDIPPSMLGRGEHYALEIAGDSMIDAGIRDGDVAVIRRSDTADNGDIVVALLDDHEATLKRLRRKGKSVALEPANAVYETRIFGPDRVKVQGRLVGLIRHY, from the coding sequence ATGTTGACCCGCAAGCAGTACGATCTGTTGCTCTTCATCAATCGGCGGCTTGAGGAGAACGGCATCTCGCCCTCCTTCGAGGAGATGAAGGAGGCGCTTGGACTGCGCTCCAAATCCGGTGTACATCGGCTGATCACCGGGCTGGAAGAGCGCGGCTTCATTCGTCGCCTACCGCATCGGGCTCGTGCACTGGAAGTGCTAAAGGCGCCAGAGGAGTCGGGCGCTGCAGCCAAAGCGACGCAGGAGGCGTCCGCTAACGTAGTGCGCCCCAATTTTGCCAGTAAACCTGTCGCCGCTGAGGCTTCGGCCGTGGCCCTACCCCTGTTCGGCCGCATCGCCGCGGGCACGCCGATTGAGGCCCTGAGCGAGCCCGAGCGCACCGTTGATATCCCACCCTCCATGCTTGGCCGAGGCGAGCACTATGCCTTGGAGATCGCCGGCGATTCGATGATCGATGCGGGCATCCGAGACGGCGATGTAGCGGTCATCCGGCGCAGCGACACCGCCGACAACGGCGATATAGTCGTAGCCTTGCTCGACGATCACGAGGCCACCCTCAAACGCCTACGCCGCAAGGGAAAGTCGGTGGCACTCGAGCCGGCCAATGCAGTCTACGAGACGCGTATCTTCGGGCCTGACAGGGTCAAAGTCCAAGGTCGTCTCGTCGGCCTTATTCGCCACTACTGA
- the gltX gene encoding glutamate--tRNA ligase, whose amino-acid sequence MTVVTRFAPSPTGFLHIGGARTALFNWLFARHHGGRFLLRIEDTDSARSTKAAVEAIFNGLRWLELDWDGEPVHQATRAERHAKVAAGLLDTGLAYSCYCTLEELAKMREEARAEGRARLYDGRWRDRDPSAAPPDIRPVIRFKAPLEGETVIEDSVQGRVSQSNAQLDDMILIRADGTPTYMLSVVVDDHDMGITHVIRGDDHLNNAFRQTGLYCALGWEPPIFAHMPLTHGADGAKLSKRHGALGVDAYHDMGILPEAMRNYLLRLGWSHGDDEIISTEQAIQWFDLDGIGRAAARFDMTKLESLNGHYIREAEDDRLLALVLPLIVGNINDAGRARLLAGMAGLKPRAITLLALAEAGRFYAIGETPAMSDKAAKLLDAEARGRLGALAKELAALPNWDEESLEIAVRGFAEAQKLKLGRIAQPLRAALTGSTTSPGMFEVLAVLGREQTLARLSEIAD is encoded by the coding sequence ATGACCGTCGTCACCCGTTTCGCTCCCTCACCCACCGGCTTTCTGCATATAGGCGGGGCGCGGACAGCCTTGTTCAACTGGCTCTTTGCGCGCCATCATGGCGGCCGCTTCCTGCTGCGCATCGAGGATACTGACAGCGCGCGCTCGACCAAAGCGGCGGTGGAAGCCATTTTTAACGGTTTGCGCTGGCTTGAACTCGATTGGGATGGCGAGCCTGTGCACCAAGCTACCCGTGCCGAGCGCCACGCCAAGGTCGCGGCCGGTCTGCTTGACACGGGCCTTGCCTATAGCTGCTACTGCACACTGGAGGAGTTGGCTAAGATGCGCGAGGAAGCGCGCGCCGAGGGTCGTGCACGCCTCTATGACGGGCGCTGGCGCGACCGCGATCCGAGCGCAGCCCCGCCCGATATTCGACCAGTGATCCGCTTCAAGGCGCCGCTCGAGGGCGAGACGGTGATCGAGGACAGCGTGCAGGGCCGCGTCAGCCAAAGCAACGCCCAGCTTGACGACATGATATTGATACGCGCCGACGGCACACCTACTTACATGCTATCGGTGGTAGTCGACGACCACGACATGGGCATCACGCATGTCATTCGCGGTGACGATCACCTGAACAACGCTTTTCGCCAGACGGGACTCTACTGCGCACTTGGCTGGGAGCCCCCGATATTCGCACATATGCCGCTAACCCACGGCGCCGATGGGGCCAAATTATCGAAACGCCACGGCGCGCTCGGCGTCGATGCGTACCACGACATGGGCATACTACCCGAGGCCATGCGCAACTATCTGCTCAGGCTTGGCTGGTCGCATGGTGACGACGAGATCATCTCGACCGAGCAGGCCATCCAATGGTTCGACCTCGACGGCATCGGCCGCGCTGCCGCCCGCTTCGACATGACCAAGCTCGAAAGCCTCAACGGTCACTACATCCGTGAGGCCGAAGACGACCGCCTGCTGGCGCTGGTGCTGCCACTCATTGTGGGCAATATCAACGACGCAGGCCGGGCCAGGCTGCTGGCCGGCATGGCAGGTCTCAAGCCCCGCGCCATCACGCTGTTAGCGCTGGCAGAGGCGGGGCGCTTTTACGCGATCGGAGAAACGCCCGCGATGTCGGACAAGGCAGCAAAGTTGCTCGACGCAGAAGCCCGTGGCAGACTCGGTGCTCTGGCAAAGGAGCTTGCAGCACTTCCCAACTGGGACGAGGAGTCGCTGGAGATTGCGGTGCGCGGGTTTGCCGAGGCGCAGAAGCTCAAGCTCGGCAGGATTGCCCAGCCCCTGCGCGCGGCGCTTACAGGTAGCACTACTTCGCCCGGCATGTTCGAAGTTCTTGCCGTTCTGGGTCGCGAACAGACCTTGGCGCGACTCTCCGAGATAGCAGACTAA
- the gltA gene encoding citrate synthase: MAEQAAISRVAGSVTLTDTETGKLVELPVIKGTIGPDVIDVRRLYAETGRFTYDPGFTSTGSAESAITYIDGEAGILLHRGYAIEELAEKSDFMEVAYLLLDGELPSTKEKETFVHNVSYHTMIHEQLTHLYRGFRRDAHPMAVLIGVVGAMSAFYHDAMDINDPRQRTIISHRLIAKMPTIAAMAYKFSIGQPFIYPRNDLSYAENFLHMLFAVPAEEYEVNPVLSRAVDRILILHADHEQNASTSTVRLAGSSGANPFACIAAGIASLWGPAHGGANEAVLRMLEEIGDVSRISEFIARAKDKNDPFRLMGFGHRVYKNYDPRASVMRESAHAVLAELGVQDEPLLKLAMALEKLALEDKYFVDRKLFPNVDFYSGIILRAMGIPVDLFTVIFAVARTVGWVAQWNEMIEDPSQKIGRPRQLYVGAAQRAWVPIEQR, encoded by the coding sequence ATGGCAGAGCAGGCCGCCATATCGCGAGTCGCGGGAAGCGTCACATTGACCGACACCGAAACCGGCAAACTCGTTGAATTACCCGTGATCAAGGGGACAATTGGGCCGGATGTCATTGATGTGCGCCGGCTCTACGCCGAGACCGGCCGCTTTACCTACGATCCGGGCTTCACTTCGACCGGCAGCGCTGAATCCGCCATCACCTATATCGACGGTGAGGCGGGCATCCTGTTACACCGCGGCTATGCGATCGAGGAGCTAGCTGAGAAATCCGACTTTATGGAGGTTGCATACCTGCTGCTAGACGGCGAGCTCCCCTCCACCAAGGAAAAGGAGACGTTCGTGCACAACGTCTCTTACCACACCATGATCCACGAGCAGCTGACCCACCTCTATCGGGGCTTTCGGCGCGACGCACACCCGATGGCGGTGCTGATTGGCGTGGTCGGCGCCATGTCGGCCTTCTACCACGACGCCATGGACATCAATGATCCGCGCCAACGCACGATCATCTCACACCGCCTAATCGCCAAAATGCCGACGATCGCAGCCATGGCCTACAAATTCTCGATCGGTCAACCCTTCATTTATCCGCGCAACGACCTAAGCTATGCAGAGAACTTTCTGCACATGCTATTCGCAGTACCAGCCGAGGAATACGAGGTCAATCCGGTGCTGTCGCGCGCCGTCGACCGCATTCTCATCCTGCATGCGGATCACGAGCAAAACGCCTCGACCTCAACAGTGCGCCTCGCCGGCTCGTCTGGTGCCAACCCCTTTGCCTGCATTGCTGCCGGCATTGCCTCGCTGTGGGGGCCGGCCCACGGAGGCGCCAACGAGGCAGTGCTGCGCATGCTCGAGGAGATCGGCGATGTCAGCCGTATCTCCGAGTTCATCGCCCGCGCCAAGGACAAGAATGATCCCTTCCGCCTGATGGGCTTCGGCCATCGAGTCTACAAGAATTACGATCCGCGTGCGTCGGTAATGCGGGAATCGGCCCACGCGGTGCTAGCCGAGCTCGGCGTGCAAGACGAGCCGTTGCTCAAGCTTGCCATGGCGCTGGAGAAGCTAGCGCTCGAGGACAAGTACTTCGTCGATCGCAAGCTGTTTCCCAACGTCGATTTCTATTCCGGCATCATCTTGCGTGCCATGGGCATCCCGGTGGACCTGTTCACGGTGATATTCGCCGTGGCGCGGACTGTCGGTTGGGTCGCCCAGTGGAACGAGATGATCGAAGACCCGAGCCAAAAGATAGGTCGCCCGCGCCAGCTTTATGTCGGCGCAGCGCAGCGCGCCTGGGTGCCGATAGAGCAGCGCTGA
- the gloA gene encoding lactoylglutathione lyase, whose translation MAEAVQPRMLHTMIRVKDLDASLDFYTRLLGMDLLRKTDFPGGRFTLAFVSYGSEESHSAIELTQNWDQDGPYDLGSGYGHVALGVPDIYGTCQALSEAGAKVVREPGPMKHGSTVIAFVEDPDGYKIELIER comes from the coding sequence ATGGCTGAGGCAGTCCAACCGCGGATGCTGCATACGATGATCCGAGTTAAGGACCTAGATGCGTCGCTCGATTTCTACACCCGTTTACTGGGTATGGACTTGCTGCGGAAGACTGACTTCCCGGGCGGGCGTTTTACTCTGGCATTTGTCAGCTATGGGTCTGAGGAAAGCCATAGCGCGATTGAGTTGACCCAGAACTGGGATCAGGACGGGCCTTACGATCTTGGCAGTGGCTACGGGCACGTAGCGCTTGGTGTGCCCGATATTTATGGAACCTGTCAGGCGCTGTCGGAAGCGGGCGCCAAGGTAGTGCGCGAGCCGGGGCCAATGAAGCATGGCTCGACCGTAATCGCCTTTGTTGAAGATCCAGACGGCTACAAGATAGAGCTTATCGAGCGCTGA
- the lpxB gene encoding lipid-A-disaccharide synthase, giving the protein MSIEEGPLVFLVAGEPSGDLLGGRLLTALKKMTDSNVRFAGIGGEAMAAAGLESLFPMQELSVMGLVEVLPRAPQLLRRIAETERAVREMRPAVVVTIDAPGFCFRLAKRLKGSGIPLIHYVAPSVWAWRRGRALRVAALYDHLLTLLPWEPAYFTRYGLACTFVGHPAVAEAPPSDGVTFRQRHNISPDVPLLAVLPGSRMGEVRRLLPIFGAALHQLAGRIEDLQGVVVTVPATSAVVTATTANWEVPTTVTDSSERADAFAASHAAIAASGTVSVELAATRTPMVVGYRMAPLTIWIARCLVRIPHISLVNLALDEGIIPELIQEDCTAMALVTEAEKLLVDAEARETQIAAFDKALNLLGGSANPSERAAHAVLDVIAARTTR; this is encoded by the coding sequence GTGAGCATCGAAGAGGGTCCGCTTGTCTTTCTGGTTGCTGGTGAGCCGTCCGGCGATCTTCTCGGTGGGCGCTTGTTGACGGCGCTAAAGAAGATGACGGACAGTAATGTGCGCTTTGCCGGCATCGGCGGCGAGGCAATGGCCGCGGCAGGGCTCGAGAGCCTTTTCCCCATGCAGGAACTGTCCGTCATGGGGTTGGTTGAGGTGTTGCCGCGGGCGCCGCAATTGCTGCGCCGAATAGCAGAGACGGAGCGCGCCGTCCGCGAGATGAGGCCCGCTGTTGTTGTCACCATTGATGCGCCGGGGTTCTGCTTTCGTCTTGCCAAGCGGCTCAAGGGTAGCGGCATCCCGCTGATCCATTATGTGGCACCGAGCGTCTGGGCTTGGAGGCGGGGCCGTGCGCTGCGCGTGGCGGCCTTGTACGATCATTTGTTGACACTGTTGCCGTGGGAGCCAGCCTATTTTACGCGCTACGGTCTTGCCTGCACATTCGTCGGTCATCCGGCCGTCGCTGAGGCGCCACCAAGCGATGGCGTCACTTTTCGCCAAAGACACAATATTTCGCCAGATGTTCCGCTTCTAGCCGTCTTGCCGGGTAGCCGCATGGGTGAGGTCCGCCGCCTACTGCCGATCTTCGGTGCCGCGCTGCACCAGCTTGCTGGGCGCATCGAAGACTTGCAAGGCGTCGTGGTGACGGTGCCTGCCACTAGCGCAGTTGTGACCGCCACCACCGCAAACTGGGAGGTGCCTACTACGGTTACCGATTCCAGCGAGCGTGCCGATGCCTTCGCTGCCTCGCATGCCGCCATCGCCGCTTCTGGCACGGTGTCGGTGGAGTTGGCTGCGACGCGCACGCCCATGGTGGTAGGCTATCGCATGGCACCGTTGACCATCTGGATCGCTAGGTGTTTGGTGCGTATCCCTCACATTAGTCTGGTCAATTTGGCACTTGATGAGGGGATCATTCCGGAACTTATTCAGGAAGATTGCACGGCGATGGCTCTTGTCACCGAGGCCGAGAAATTACTGGTTGATGCGGAGGCGCGAGAGACGCAAATTGCGGCCTTCGATAAGGCGCTAAACTTGCTTGGGGGCAGCGCCAACCCTAGCGAACGCGCCGCGCATGCCGTGCTCGACGTTATTGCCGCGCGAACTACCCGATAG
- the lpxI gene encoding UDP-2,3-diacylglucosamine diphosphatase LpxI (LpxI, functionally equivalent to LpxH, replaces it in LPS biosynthesis in a minority of bacteria.): MLGVLAGGGPLPRQIVEACLSAERPVYVIAFDGITDATTVEGVGHTWQRLAAVGGTINTLKKVGAEELVLAGHIARPSLSSLRPDWRGMTLLPKLMAAGQGDDAILTTVLAELEGEGFRILGAHDVLPDLLAMPGMIAGSRPGKSDEADIARGIAVVRALSEIDVGQAAVVQQGIVLAVEAIEGTDAMLARCKGLKRDGGGGVLVKCCKRGQDKRIDMPTIGPHTVEGAVTARLAGIAVEAGATLVLEQMRVVQFANDAGLFVVGIDASV, encoded by the coding sequence ATGCTGGGCGTGCTGGCGGGGGGCGGACCCTTGCCGAGGCAGATCGTTGAGGCCTGCCTGAGCGCTGAGCGGCCGGTTTATGTCATCGCTTTTGACGGCATCACTGACGCAACGACGGTGGAAGGCGTAGGTCACACTTGGCAGCGACTTGCCGCCGTTGGTGGTACTATCAATACGCTCAAGAAGGTAGGTGCGGAAGAGCTAGTTTTAGCAGGGCACATTGCACGCCCATCCCTGTCCTCGCTGCGCCCGGATTGGCGTGGTATGACACTGCTGCCAAAGCTTATGGCAGCTGGCCAAGGTGACGATGCCATTTTGACCACCGTGCTGGCCGAGCTGGAAGGCGAGGGTTTTCGTATTCTCGGTGCACATGATGTCCTACCGGACTTGCTGGCGATGCCCGGTATGATCGCCGGGTCGCGACCCGGCAAGTCCGACGAGGCCGATATCGCCCGTGGCATAGCCGTGGTACGTGCCCTCAGCGAGATCGATGTGGGGCAGGCAGCCGTTGTGCAGCAGGGCATCGTGCTGGCGGTCGAGGCTATCGAAGGCACCGATGCTATGCTCGCTCGCTGCAAGGGACTGAAGCGTGACGGCGGCGGTGGTGTGCTCGTCAAATGCTGCAAGCGCGGCCAGGACAAGCGCATCGATATGCCGACGATTGGCCCACACACGGTAGAGGGTGCGGTCACTGCCCGGCTCGCCGGTATCGCGGTTGAGGCCGGTGCGACCTTGGTTTTGGAACAGATGAGGGTGGTACAATTCGCTAACGACGCCGGCCTATTCGTGGTCGGTATCGACGCATCGGTGTGA